Genomic DNA from Prunus persica cultivar Lovell chromosome G1, Prunus_persica_NCBIv2, whole genome shotgun sequence:
CTGAGTCAAATCCTTATCACAATTCTCTGCATCTGGATCATACTCATAGTCTTCAATCTTACTATAGTATAACACAATAACCTTATTGGATGGTATGTGGTCAACCATTTCAACCACTGTAGCATCTGATGTAACAAGCGCCAGTTCACCCTCAGGATTTTTACACCTAATTTCCAAATGTTGTTAAACTTGAGAAATGTCAACATCATACCCAAGACCTCTCCTAATTTTCAGTAAATCTAACAAAGACAGAAAATCCTGTATAATATTGTCCAAATAACAGACCTTACCCTTCTTATAAACCCCATTTTCAAACCAGCCCCCATGATGTAATTCTAGAGTGCACATTCCATTGGTAGttgcaaaattgaaacaacaaTATGTTATTCTAAAGTCATAGTTTTGTTGTTAATGCTAACGACAACAAGGGTAACAATTACTGAGTTGGATGTGAACCAGACAATCAAGGGACCACAGACATAAAACTTATACTCTGCAGTCAATGTAGTAAAAGCCAAATCCACATATAAGAAAACGATTCATTTACCCTTACTTTAAAcataaaacaaccaaaaagccGAACACAAACACAGAAAAAAGAATCTTTATAAAGAAACCACAGTTCTAGACAAGGACAACTCATTCATTTCATCCatttccaaacaaaaacaacataaaatgcATTATAGAAGCCCTTACCGTATTTGGGAGTCTTTCCACCCGAACGGAATTCGTACTCCAGTATCAGCAACTAGTGAATTTCCCAAAATCTccaaaatccccaaaatcaaaccctaacccAAACTCCCAAATTCAAACTCCAAAACTAACACTGAAATTACACACTAACTTCACCAATTCAGCGACTCACACACTACTACAGCATCGACCAATTCATCAACTCGCATTAGAATCCCTTTCACTCGATGGTAATCGCAGGAAATGAGAGGGCTTATCAAAAAGTGGAGGTATTTTGGAGGAATTTTGGTTCTGAACGATAGGGCTTCTCAAAAAGTTGCATATACCATTCAAAACTCAGTCACGTAGCTATCGCGTGATCAAAAGTGACGGAATCTGTCACGGATGGACCATCttgatacaaaataaaaagtttaaggacgtttgaaatgaaaattttaattaatgtaccaaaataatacttgagCGATAGTTTAGAGAACATTTAAATCATTAACCCCAAATAATTATGCTCTATGTTCAAAGGCCATGGTGCAACCACTATTTGGCCAACGGTGTTGTCTATTGGTATAGGAcaccaaagaaaaattcatgtcAAACAATATAAAACACGAAAAACAATATAAAGCATGAAAAACTTTATCAATTGATTAGACATATGTGCAAACACAATTATAAAATCGTCCTCAAtgctatatattttatatataaaaaaatattacaacCCAGGTGCTCACGCGCCTAGGCTGGATTCCACTTTTTTTTAACACCCTAAATGCAAACATGCCTGAgcccaggaaaaaaaaaattgcaaacatGAAAAAGTCTAAATAGCCGACAAATGCAATGacatgatatttttttaacaagAACCAAACATCCACATTTTGAAACAAGGAAAATCACCCACAAATTCCTAAATGAACTTCAAAAATGATAAACAATAGAGGGCATCAAAGACTGGTTGCTGCCCTGTACAACACCTCGGGTTGATAGTGATACGACACGTCGTTCGAGTTGTCGAGGAGGTCGAGGACAGTGTTGTCGTCTCCGGTGGTCTTGAGGATCTGGAAGATGTGGTTGTCCACTAGCAGCAGCAAATATCACCAGTTCACATCTTAAACACAAATCAATGACACAAAGCCCAACTTTAGCTGAAACCCATAAAATGTTTGATGTTTAATCGCACACAACAACATGAATCATATGAAATTATGTGTCTTTGTGTGCATGTGAGCAATTACCTTGTTCTGGTTGGAGTGAGTTGGAACAGAACATGCTCACCAAAAAACTGCAGCAAACCATAAACCcagaaatatttataataaagaaagaaagtttagAAAAGGTAACAACTTTACTAGGCTTGACTCCTAACCTTTAGctgaggaagagagaagagaaggagagGGTTAGATATTTTCTAGGATTGGAAAAGATCCGTGTGTTTTTTAaactattataaaaaaatatttaaaaaaacacgtttttttccttctgaaaaaaaaaaaaacttggaagagaaaaaggacactacataaaaataattatttgtgTTATAAGGGTGTGACATATGTAGATGGAGacaactattattttttagggaGACTTTgaaaaagcccaaaggagagagaaaatttttaaaagaagcaaaaatggacaaaattgcccttatttattttttgatttcctaagaaatcctttacatttgcatgtctttggtttgaaagttgagaggttattctgtcttttttcaaaaagctttggctttttccaaaagtgaaagtttttttatgggtaaaacctaaatttactaattttttatgaacAACTTGTTAGTGATATTACCTataatattatagtaaatttaggttttagtcataaaaaactttcattttagaaaaaattaaaattttttcaaaaaagacagaaaaatctgtcaattttcaaaacaaagacatgcaaatgtaaaggattctttaggaaatccaaaaataaataagagtaatttttttcatttttgcttcttttaaaaaatttctctcttttgatCTTTTCCAAACGTCATCAATAAttctcttgtttatattatttttctcaagtttttatttgttgtatgCTTAAACACCACGAATCAACTTGATAAGTATTAAACATATTGTGTTTTCAGTATTTGGGTGTTTACCTGATACGTACGTACATAATTTCATGTGGATGCTTGTCTCATCGATTAGTATAATATGTGGCTCTTTACTTttatcaattaaattaaaatttatccatatattaggtaaatattcacaaggaaagaattcaaattttaaaatttgaaattcaattacaatgaaataatgcattaaattGGATTTTCAATGTGTTTCCTTATTTACCTTAAAGGCTAAAATCGATAcgacaaaaaaaagtaataaaagttAAAGAACTTGCATCTAAAACCAAAACGCACGAGTACTTAGCTTAATAACAACTAATCTTTTTGGACCTAGATCTAAGAAgtctcaaaaataaaataaaaacaattattGATGGTCATTGTTGGATTTAACAGCTACAGCAAGTATAGTGGTATTCAAAGTTTGaaacaattcaaatttgattcaTTCAACATTTTTGCAACAGATTGTGACGAAATGATACAATTTGAGCAAATGATACAATACagattgatgatgatgaagatgaactGACATGACTTTGTGAAGGCCCTCATAGAATGCAAGTACTACGCACAAATTCTAACAAACAGCAAAACATATGAACCATTGGGACCattgaagaaattttattGTGATGATTGATACACAGCACAAATGGAATACATCACTCCTATTGTGGGAGCTTGTTGAATTTCCGGTGTCGGTATTCAGCATATGTCTTGGTTGAGTATTTGGCAGGGTTTTTCTCGTCCAGAAGCTCCGGCAGAGGCCCAATCACAGCCTCGTGAGGAGGAGCAACAAAAACAGCCCACGACATGCGCATACGTTCCTTGTTCACCAAGCTTCTGTGAAGAACACTCTTGTACTTGCCATTGCTCAAGACCTCCATCTGATCACCAATGTGAACAAAAACTGCATTTGACAAGTAATTGACAGCAACCCAGTTGTCATCTTCCCACAGCTGAAGGCCTGGAACATCATTGGAGACTAGCAGGGTTAGGGCTGACATGTCAGTGTGAGGCTCAACTCCTAGGGCCAGTTGGGGTTGTGGGCATGGAGGGTACATGTTGATTTTCATTTCCAATTCTACTTCTTCATTTCCGACATGAGATTTCAGAACCTTTGCTTCCAGCCCTAGACCCTCTGAAAGCACCTCCAGTAACTCGTCTGTTACTCTTAGCATCTCCTTGTTGTATTGGTCATTCACTTCCCTGCGTCACACAAATTTTACAGACTTTTTCAATAACCCTCTtaatttcagaaagaaaaaaagaagaagaggaaaagacTTTATAACCCTCCTACAGTTGGCCTTACAtgcaaaaaggaaatattaaAAAGTTAGGGCAAGTATCATCCTAGGAAAAGAGCAGTAAAGAACCCAAGGAGCAACtgctgaaaaatgaaaaaagcaaggaaaaaaaactgaaaactcaataaataaataaaaacagaaaaggtaCCTGTAAGATGGAGGGTTCTTAGGCCAGATTTCATAGTTGACCTTAGATGGAGGGGCAGTCAGATGGAAAAAATAGTCGATCCACTCGACCTTCTCGTCATGGTTCTTGGTCATCTTAGTCCCATATCCATCAAACCTCCCATTGGCTGGGTCATTTGCATAGGCCTCTTTCTCCTGCTGTGGGAGCAAAAAGAACTCATGCCCTACCTTCTGCAATTGCTGGATCAAAGGTGACGGTATGCCGTGGTCAGTAATGAGAAAGAAGCCCCATGCAGTGGCTGCCGCTGCCACCTCCTTGACCACAACATCATGAGGCTGAGCTAGGGAGATAACAGGCACCGTGACTCCCTCTAGGGCCTTGCTATTCTCGGGCTGCTCATGGGCTGGTCGAACGAACTTCGCTGGAAGCTCGTTCAGCCCGCTGATGGCCAAGGCCTGCACTCTCTCCACCTCCAtcacttttgtgtttttttttttgggtcccCCCTCTTCTTGTTTGGATGTTGAAGGATTAGGATTAGGGTTTAAATGAAGTGAGGGGTTCAATGTGGTTATATAAGGTTTATGTCATAGCATATAATGCTTCACCTTTTGCATGTGCATGGGATCATTGTTGTCCAAGATGTTAGAAGGGCAGCTCCCACCAATAAAAAACATGCAACCTATATCCACCTAACattcaacaaaataatttatagtaaattgagcttagacccataaaattcattttaaatcatctacaacccttttttttagttttctatgtaaaatacccaatttttcaaataatacccGATGACTAGAATCCAACTAAGCAA
This window encodes:
- the LOC18788410 gene encoding flavonol synthase/flavanone 3-hydroxylase, whose product is MEVERVQALAISGLNELPAKFVRPAHEQPENSKALEGVTVPVISLAQPHDVVVKEVAAAATAWGFFLITDHGIPSPLIQQLQKVGHEFFLLPQQEKEAYANDPANGRFDGYGTKMTKNHDEKVEWIDYFFHLTAPPSKVNYEIWPKNPPSYREVNDQYNKEMLRVTDELLEVLSEGLGLEAKVLKSHVGNEEVELEMKINMYPPCPQPQLALGVEPHTDMSALTLLVSNDVPGLQLWEDDNWVAVNYLSNAVFVHIGDQMEVLSNGKYKSVLHRSLVNKERMRMSWAVFVAPPHEAVIGPLPELLDEKNPAKYSTKTYAEYRHRKFNKLPQ